The Thalassotalea psychrophila genome window below encodes:
- the ggt gene encoding gamma-glutamyltransferase, with amino-acid sequence MLNKLKLLTLIPLLLATTACTFEQSNSTEIREDREPEAATGIQNSKAVVGKKHMVAAANPYASEAGFNILEQGGNAIDAAIAVQLVLTLVEPQSSGIGGGAFILHFDNANKQLTTFDGREVAPEHASQDQFLNEQGNPVRWIDAVVGGRSVGVPGVLKALEDAHKKHGKLPWEVLFDDAIKLAEQGFVVSPRMAKLVSMAFNPGIKKLPSASSYFYPNGKALTAGTLLKNPALAKVYKAIAEQGTTVFYQGWIAQSIVNAAQNSAIAPGRLSLPDMANYRATESKAVCGAYKVYDVCGMPPPSSGGIAVIQILKQLEQHDLAQYAANEINALHLFTQSSRLAFADRAKYIADPDFVKVPVEQLTDANYLNQRGQLISLETDMGSAVAGEFENTAKLANDNAIEMPSTSHVSIVDAQGNAISMTTSVEMAFGSAVFVEGFLLNNQLTDFSLAPMINSVPVANRLEPFKRPRSSMAPTMVFNQDGSLRLVVGSPGGSRIINYVAQTMIGVLDWQLDIQSAIDLPKVTNRNDATTLEKGTDIAAYKSKLEAMGHKVSVRDLNSGIHGIEVFNDKLVGGADPRREGKVLSN; translated from the coding sequence GTGCTCAATAAGCTTAAACTACTTACTCTTATCCCTTTGTTGCTGGCAACAACAGCTTGTACCTTTGAACAATCAAACAGTACAGAAATTCGTGAAGATAGAGAGCCTGAAGCTGCAACAGGAATTCAAAATTCGAAAGCTGTTGTCGGCAAAAAACACATGGTTGCTGCGGCAAACCCATATGCGAGCGAAGCTGGGTTTAATATTTTAGAACAGGGCGGTAATGCGATTGATGCAGCAATTGCCGTACAATTAGTACTAACCTTAGTTGAACCCCAATCGTCAGGCATTGGCGGTGGCGCATTTATTTTGCATTTTGATAATGCCAATAAACAATTAACCACCTTTGATGGCAGAGAGGTTGCACCTGAACATGCCAGCCAAGATCAATTTTTAAATGAACAGGGTAATCCTGTACGTTGGATTGATGCGGTTGTTGGCGGTCGTAGTGTTGGTGTTCCTGGAGTATTAAAAGCTTTAGAAGATGCCCATAAAAAACATGGAAAATTACCCTGGGAAGTGTTATTTGATGATGCAATTAAGTTAGCAGAGCAAGGGTTTGTAGTATCCCCTCGTATGGCAAAGCTTGTATCAATGGCGTTTAATCCAGGTATTAAAAAATTACCTTCGGCAAGTAGCTATTTTTATCCAAACGGGAAAGCGCTTACTGCCGGAACCTTACTTAAAAATCCAGCATTAGCAAAAGTATATAAAGCCATCGCAGAGCAGGGCACTACCGTATTTTATCAAGGGTGGATTGCACAAAGCATTGTGAATGCTGCTCAAAACTCTGCAATAGCTCCTGGTCGCCTTTCGTTACCAGATATGGCAAATTACCGTGCTACCGAAAGTAAAGCTGTTTGTGGGGCATACAAGGTTTATGACGTATGTGGTATGCCGCCACCAAGTTCCGGCGGAATTGCGGTAATTCAAATATTAAAACAACTTGAACAACATGATTTGGCGCAATACGCAGCTAATGAAATCAATGCCTTGCATTTGTTTACCCAAAGTTCACGCTTAGCTTTTGCTGATAGAGCAAAATACATTGCCGACCCTGATTTTGTAAAAGTACCTGTTGAGCAGTTAACTGATGCAAATTACCTAAACCAACGTGGGCAACTTATTTCACTAGAAACTGATATGGGCAGTGCAGTTGCTGGGGAGTTTGAAAATACGGCAAAACTTGCTAATGATAACGCTATTGAAATGCCATCAACTTCTCATGTATCAATTGTAGATGCTCAAGGTAATGCAATATCAATGACAACCAGTGTTGAAATGGCCTTTGGCTCAGCCGTATTCGTTGAAGGTTTCTTGTTAAATAATCAACTTACTGACTTTTCATTAGCACCTATGATAAACAGTGTTCCCGTTGCTAACCGCCTAGAGCCATTTAAACGCCCTAGAAGCTCAATGGCACCTACTATGGTGTTTAATCAAGATGGCAGTCTTCGATTGGTTGTTGGCTCGCCAGGTGGCAGCCGAATTATTAACTATGTAGCGCAAACTATGATTGGCGTACTAGATTGGCAGCTTGATATACAATCGGCTATCGATTTACCTAAAGTTACTAATCGTAATGATGCAACTACTTTAGAGAAAGGTACTGATATTGCTGCCTACAAATCAAAACTTGAAGCGATGGGGCATAAAGTATCTGTTAGAGACTTAAATAGTGGCATTCATGGTATTGAAGTATTTAACGATAAATTAGTAGGTGGTGCAGATCCGCGTCGTGAAGGTAAAGTTTTAAGTAACTAA
- a CDS encoding AAA family ATPase, translating into MSTFKGTKNYIASQDLQLAVNAAIALEKPLLIKGEPGTGKTMLAEELADALGTDLIQWHIKSTTRAQQGLYEYDAVSRLRDSQLGSEGVKDISNYIVKGKLWQAFTAEKRPVLLIDEIDKADIEFPNDLLLELDKMEFYVYETQKKVVAKQRPIVIITSNNEKELPDAFLRRCFFHYIKFPEKAEMQSIVDVHFDGLKQTLLDEALAVFFNLREIPGLKKKPSTSELIDWLKLLVAEDIPTEVLHETSQKKSIPPLHGALLKNEQDVHLFEKLAFMHRGER; encoded by the coding sequence ATGAGTACATTTAAAGGCACCAAAAATTACATCGCTAGCCAAGACCTACAACTTGCTGTAAACGCAGCTATTGCGCTTGAAAAACCATTATTAATTAAAGGTGAACCAGGTACAGGTAAAACTATGCTTGCAGAAGAGTTGGCTGATGCATTAGGTACCGATTTGATCCAATGGCACATAAAGTCGACAACGCGCGCGCAACAAGGCTTGTATGAATACGATGCCGTTTCTCGTTTGCGCGACAGTCAATTAGGCAGTGAAGGTGTAAAAGACATCAGTAACTATATAGTTAAAGGCAAGCTTTGGCAGGCGTTTACTGCTGAAAAACGTCCTGTATTACTTATCGATGAAATTGACAAAGCCGATATAGAGTTTCCTAATGACTTATTATTAGAACTCGATAAAATGGAGTTTTATGTGTATGAAACTCAAAAGAAAGTTGTTGCTAAACAACGTCCAATTGTAATTATTACCTCTAACAATGAAAAAGAGCTACCAGATGCTTTTTTACGTCGTTGTTTTTTTCATTACATTAAGTTTCCAGAAAAAGCTGAAATGCAAAGTATTGTTGATGTTCATTTTGATGGGTTAAAACAAACTCTATTAGATGAAGCGCTGGCTGTATTTTTTAACCTTAGAGAAATCCCTGGTTTAAAGAAAAAACCATCAACGTCAGAGCTTATTGATTGGTTAAAGCTTTTAGTTGCTGAAGATATTCCTACTGAAGTGCTGCATGAAACCAGTCAGAAGAAATCTATCCCTCCATTACATGGCGCTTTATTAAAGAATGAGCAAGATGTACATTTATTTGAAAAACTCGCCTTTATGCACCGTGGTGAGCGTTAA
- the cysK gene encoding cysteine synthase A has translation MTTLFQNNPDTIGKTPLVKLNNVTGGNVFAKIEARNPSFSVKCRIGANMIWDAEKKGTLTKGITIVEPTSGNTGIALAFVAASKGYDLILTMPHTMSLERRKLLVALGAKLELTDGAKGMKGAIEKAEEIKAQDPSKYLILGQFDNPANPEIHELTTGPEIWNDLEGKVDIFVAGVGTGGTITGVSRYIKNTKGKAIQSVAVEPEDSPVIGQKLAGEELTPGPHKIQGIGAGFIPGNLDLSIIDSVERVSNDDSMAMAHRLMKEEGILAGISSGAAVVAAKRLAEKPENADKNIVVILASSAERYLTSPLFSDTFTDAELSQ, from the coding sequence ATGACAACCTTATTTCAAAATAATCCAGATACTATTGGTAAAACACCATTAGTAAAACTAAACAATGTAACTGGTGGTAATGTATTCGCCAAAATTGAAGCGAGAAACCCTAGCTTCAGTGTGAAATGTCGTATTGGCGCGAATATGATTTGGGATGCCGAGAAAAAAGGCACGCTTACTAAAGGTATTACTATTGTAGAGCCAACAAGTGGTAATACGGGTATTGCGTTAGCGTTTGTTGCCGCATCTAAAGGTTATGACTTAATATTAACTATGCCGCATACCATGAGTTTAGAGCGTCGCAAATTACTTGTCGCATTAGGCGCAAAGCTAGAATTAACGGATGGCGCTAAAGGCATGAAGGGCGCAATTGAAAAAGCGGAAGAGATTAAAGCACAAGATCCAAGTAAATATTTAATTTTAGGCCAATTTGATAACCCGGCAAACCCTGAAATTCACGAACTAACAACAGGTCCTGAAATTTGGAATGACTTAGAAGGTAAAGTAGATATTTTTGTTGCTGGTGTTGGTACAGGCGGCACTATTACCGGTGTTAGTCGTTATATTAAAAATACTAAAGGTAAAGCAATTCAATCAGTTGCGGTAGAGCCTGAAGATTCACCTGTAATAGGCCAAAAATTAGCAGGCGAAGAACTCACACCTGGACCACATAAAATCCAAGGCATTGGTGCAGGTTTCATTCCTGGTAACCTAGATCTTTCAATTATCGACTCAGTTGAACGCGTTTCAAATGATGATTCAATGGCTATGGCGCATCGTTTAATGAAAGAAGAAGGTATTTTAGCCGGTATTTCATCAGGCGCTGCAGTTGTAGCAGCTAAACGTTTAGCTGAAAAACCGGAAAATGCTGATAAGAATATTGTAGTTATATTAGCAAGCTCGGCAGAGCGTTATTTAACAAGCCCACTGTTTTCAGATACATTTACTGACGCTGAACTTTCACAGTAA
- a CDS encoding tRNA-uridine aminocarboxypropyltransferase: MSRQYCTRCQRPLVTCICKLCSQIENDVRVVFLQHPSEEKQAKGTAMLAHLSLQNSSIIIGENFNEDETLNNIINDDENNVLLLYPEASSLVANKLTDTMISKTVILILDGTWKKAYRMYQLSTNLHRLNKITLANDIKSQYVIRKHHKDSDVSSLEACAHALGALEGNNVKYTALLESFTKFNQFQLSLANKNKT, from the coding sequence ATGAGCAGACAGTATTGCACAAGGTGTCAACGACCGCTAGTCACATGTATCTGTAAATTGTGCTCTCAGATTGAAAACGATGTGAGGGTGGTTTTTCTACAACACCCTAGTGAAGAGAAACAAGCCAAAGGTACCGCTATGCTAGCGCATTTGAGTTTGCAAAACTCTAGCATAATCATTGGCGAAAACTTTAATGAAGATGAAACATTAAATAACATCATTAATGATGACGAAAATAATGTATTGCTTCTTTATCCAGAAGCAAGCTCACTCGTTGCGAATAAACTAACTGATACTATGATAAGTAAAACTGTCATTCTTATACTTGATGGTACGTGGAAGAAAGCCTATCGCATGTATCAGTTGTCGACTAATTTGCATCGCTTAAACAAGATCACTCTGGCAAATGATATAAAAAGCCAGTATGTTATTCGCAAGCATCATAAAGACAGTGATGTATCTTCTTTAGAGGCCTGTGCTCATGCACTAGGTGCTTTAGAAGGTAACAATGTTAAATACACGGCATTACTAGAAAGTTTTACTAAATTTAATCAATTTCAATTATCACTTGCTAACAAAAATAAAACCTAA